The Podarcis raffonei isolate rPodRaf1 chromosome 2, rPodRaf1.pri, whole genome shotgun sequence genome window below encodes:
- the LOC128409383 gene encoding zinc finger protein OZF-like, translating to MRETDPANLRKMEGGRWTVDLVRLSPASLPTTSERSLPGTSERSDGDELEGKEKGEHNRIHIAEKSNKYSGCGENIRQSSQSTSHQGNSFIQRDSLTSHERTHSGEKLYQCLECRKSFSRKDSLISHQRIHTGEKPYQCLQCGKCFSQRSNLTTHQRIHTGETPYKCLECGKRFRQSSELTSHHRIHTGEKPYQCLECGKSFRLSSELTSHHRIHTGEKPYQCLECGKSFSQSHSLTSHQIKHTGEKPYQCLECGKSFRQRNGLTYHQRIHTGEKPYQCLECGKSFGNRQILTSHQRIHTGEKPYQCLECGKSFNFRTSLTCHQRIHTGEKPYQCLECGKSFNCRSSLTSHQRIHTGQKPYKCFQCGRSFSHSHDLTIHQRMHTGEKPYQCQECGKSFRETGKLAAHRRIHTGEKPYQCLECGKSFTQRAHLLTHQKTHTGQKPYQCLECGKSFRDRGKLTSHQRIHTGEKPYQCLECRKSFSRRDSLTSHQRIHKGEKPYQCLECGKSFRWRVSFTSHQRFHTGEKP from the exons atgagAGAGACAGATCCTGCAAACCTAAGgaagatggaagggggaagatggactgttgacctggtcaggttgtctcctgcatcccttcccacaacctctgagcgctccctcccagggacctccgagAGATCTG atggtgatgaattggaagggaaggaaaagggggagcACAACAGAATCCACATAGCGGAGAAGTCAAATAAATATTCAGGGTGTGGAGAGAACATCCGTCAGAGCTCCCAGTCCACCTCCCATCAAGGAAACAGCTTCATTCAGAGGGATAGCCTTACTTCACACGAAAGAACTCACAGTGGAGAGAAAttgtatcagtgcttggaatgtagaaagagcttcagtcggaaggattctctcatttcccatcaaagaattcatacaggagagaaaccctatcagtgtttgcagtgtggaaagtgcttcagtcagaggAGCAATCTGACaacccatcaaaggattcatacaggggagacaccctataagtgcttggaatgtggaaagagattcagacAGAGTTCagagctcacttcccatcacagaattcatacgggggagaaaccctatcagtgcttggaatgtggaaagagcttcagactgAGCTCagagctcacttcccatcacagaattcatacaggggagaagccttatcagtgcttggaatgcggaaagagcttcagtcagagccacagcctcacttcccaccaaataaaacatacaggggagaaaccctatcagtgcctggaatgtggaaagagcttcagacagaGGAACGgtctcacttaccatcaaagaattcatacaggggagaaaccctatcagtgcttggaatgtggaaagagcttcggtaACCGCCAaattctcacttcccatcaaagaattcatacaggggagaaaccctatcagtgcttggaatgcggaaagagcttcaatttTAGGACTAGTCttacttgccatcaaagaattcatacaggggagaaaccctatcagtgcttggaatgcggaaagagcttcaattgTAGGtctagtctcacttcccatcaaagaattcatacaggtcagaaaccatataaatgcttccaatgtggaaggagcttcagtcacagccacgaCCTCACCATCCATCAAAGGAtgcatacaggtgagaaaccctatcagtgccaggaatgtggaaagagctttcgtgagACGGGAAAACTCGCTgcccatcgaagaattcatacaggggagaaaccctatcaatgcttggaatgtggaaagagcttcacccaaAGGGCCCATCTCCTAAcccatcaaaaaactcatacAGGtcagaaaccctatcaatgcttggaatgtggaaagagctttcgtgataggggtaaactcacttcccatcaaagaattcatactggggagaaaccctatcaatgcttggaatgtagaaagagcttcagtcggagggatagtcttacttcccatcaaagaattcataaaggggagaaaccctatcagtgcttggaatgtggaaagagcttcagatggAGAGTTAGTTTCACCTCCCATCAAAGatttcatacaggagagaaaccataa